Proteins from a single region of Mumia flava:
- a CDS encoding DUF7059 domain-containing protein, producing MLRDHDAAALAEALRSAPYTVDAVAALIGPDAHRALLRNETTAARRATGDGSALATLTRMFALQLPVALADAERALPGLVDPLTVAGVLERSVGEVAARVDLRAYGDEEHDWWVVCDLTPGLDGTPRTVGPEHVLGISEASTSLAQLTVREPVASALDLGAGCGVQSLHLATHAQRVVATDVNPRALWMARLTAQINASAYEVRDGSLFEPVRGERFDLIATNPPFVVSPATGERLVYRDSGLPGDEVVRRIVTQAPDHLNPGGWCQVLANWVHDADRPWTERLADWLAPTGCDAWVLQREVADLPTYVEMWLADAGLQGAPDYVERYDTWLSWFDQQGIEAIGFGWLSLRNSGRDEPVLRLEEWPYEIEQPIGPHVAAWGARSDAYGDLGDDALLATHLTQADGLVQETAGPAGAADPEVIILRLQRGVRRARQVDTVEAGLVGACDGDLSVGQILDALATLLEQDPTQVRAQTLPAVRELVADGFLH from the coding sequence ATGCTCCGCGACCACGATGCCGCTGCCCTGGCGGAGGCGTTGCGCTCCGCCCCGTACACCGTCGACGCCGTCGCGGCCCTGATCGGACCGGACGCCCACCGGGCCCTGCTGCGCAACGAGACCACGGCCGCCCGGCGCGCCACCGGCGACGGATCTGCGCTGGCGACGCTCACCCGGATGTTCGCGCTCCAGCTGCCCGTCGCTCTGGCCGACGCAGAGCGCGCGCTGCCCGGCCTGGTGGATCCGCTGACGGTCGCCGGTGTCCTGGAGCGCTCGGTCGGCGAGGTCGCGGCGCGGGTGGACCTGCGGGCGTACGGCGACGAGGAGCACGACTGGTGGGTGGTCTGCGACCTCACCCCCGGTCTCGACGGGACGCCGCGGACGGTCGGACCGGAGCACGTGCTGGGGATCAGCGAGGCCTCGACGTCGCTCGCGCAGCTGACCGTGCGGGAGCCGGTCGCTTCCGCCCTGGACCTCGGGGCGGGGTGCGGGGTCCAGTCGCTGCACCTCGCGACCCACGCGCAGCGTGTGGTGGCGACCGACGTCAACCCGCGCGCGCTCTGGATGGCGCGACTGACCGCCCAGATCAACGCCAGTGCGTACGAGGTCCGCGACGGGAGCCTGTTCGAGCCCGTCCGCGGGGAGCGGTTCGACCTGATCGCGACCAACCCGCCGTTCGTGGTGTCGCCGGCGACGGGTGAGCGGCTCGTGTACCGCGACTCGGGTCTGCCCGGCGACGAGGTCGTCCGGCGGATCGTGACCCAGGCGCCGGACCACCTGAATCCCGGAGGCTGGTGCCAGGTCCTCGCGAACTGGGTGCACGACGCCGACCGGCCGTGGACCGAGCGGCTGGCCGACTGGCTCGCGCCGACCGGCTGCGACGCCTGGGTGCTCCAACGCGAGGTCGCGGACCTCCCCACGTACGTCGAGATGTGGCTCGCCGACGCCGGACTGCAGGGCGCTCCCGACTACGTCGAGCGGTACGACACGTGGCTGTCGTGGTTCGACCAGCAGGGCATCGAGGCGATCGGGTTCGGGTGGCTGAGCCTGCGCAACAGCGGTCGTGACGAGCCGGTGCTCCGCCTGGAGGAGTGGCCGTACGAGATCGAGCAGCCGATCGGCCCGCACGTCGCCGCGTGGGGCGCCCGCAGCGACGCGTACGGTGACCTCGGCGACGACGCGCTCCTGGCGACGCACCTCACCCAGGCCGACGGGCTGGTGCAGGAGACCGCGGGCCCGGCCGGCGCCGCGGATCCCGAGGTGATCATCCTGCGGCTCCAGCGTGGCGTACGGCGGGCTCGGCAGGTCGACACCGTGGAGGCCGGCTTGGTCGGCGCGTGCGACGGCGACCTCAGCGTCGGGCAGATCCTCGATGCGCTCGCGACGCTGCTCGAGCAGGATCCGACGCAGGTGCGGGCGCAGACCCTCCCGGCCGTACGCGAGCTCGTCGCCGACGGCTTCCTGCACTAG
- a CDS encoding sodium-translocating pyrophosphatase — translation MPYSTMAAAEDLSLSSSNMTLVGVVAAVAVVALVMAAVFRREVLAAPEGTPRMQEIGRAVQEGASAYLTRQFRTLAVFAVLAFALLFVLPGSTEVRVGRSLFFLLGALFSAAIGYLGMWLAVRANVRVAAAAQDVGRDPAMRIAFRTGGTVGMSTVGLGLLGAAVVVLFYKGDAPSVLEGFGFGAALLAMFMRVGGGIFTKAADVGADLVGKVEQGIPEDDPRNAATIADNVGDNVGDCAGMAADLFESYAVTLVAALILGSVAFGEDGLVFPLIVPAIGALTALIGVYLTRPRAGEGGLTTINRAFYISAAVSAIGCAIAAFLYLPSSSADLVDAGGSTQVEALFGQLGAIEPPGEFNPQIVAIVAVLIGIVLAAVILALTGHFTGTEHRPVTDVAKTSLTGPATVILSGFSLGLESAVYTALVIAAAVYGASLLGGGAVLVSLFAIALAGCGLLTTVGVIVAMDTFGPVSDNAQGIAEMSGEVDEEGAAILTELDAVGNTTKAITKGIAIATAVLAAAALFGSFTDTVSRAANDISGNVDDLRSGELLSLLGVLNVAEPDILVGLLIGAAVVFLFSGLAVSAVGRAAGAVVFEVRRQFREIPGIMEGTGRPEYGRVVDICTRDSLRELATPGVLAIFAPIAVGFGLGVGPLGAYLAGAIACGALMAVMLANAGGSWDNAKKLVEDGNHGGKGSVAHEATVIGDTVGDPFKDTAGPAINPLLKVMNLVALLIAPAVVSTSFGDDANPALRYTIAGVSVLIIVVAIVVSKQRSTAIADNDDDVDRGGDGDGPDHHGRTPSGVDYDATSDDDREPRRHPVQDPPRYDESGYEDPRPVE, via the coding sequence AACGCTCGCCGTGTTCGCGGTGCTGGCGTTCGCGCTGCTCTTCGTCCTCCCCGGCAGCACCGAGGTCCGGGTCGGACGGTCGCTGTTCTTCCTGCTCGGCGCGTTGTTCTCCGCCGCGATCGGCTACCTCGGGATGTGGCTCGCGGTCCGCGCGAACGTCCGGGTCGCTGCGGCCGCCCAGGACGTCGGGCGCGACCCGGCGATGCGGATCGCCTTCCGCACGGGCGGCACCGTCGGGATGTCGACGGTCGGCCTCGGCCTGCTCGGCGCGGCCGTCGTGGTGCTGTTCTACAAGGGCGACGCGCCGTCGGTGCTCGAGGGCTTCGGCTTCGGCGCGGCGCTGCTCGCGATGTTCATGCGGGTCGGCGGCGGCATCTTCACCAAGGCCGCCGACGTCGGCGCCGACCTGGTCGGCAAGGTCGAGCAGGGCATCCCCGAGGACGACCCGCGCAACGCCGCGACGATCGCGGACAACGTCGGCGACAACGTCGGCGACTGCGCCGGCATGGCAGCGGACCTCTTCGAGTCCTACGCCGTGACCCTCGTGGCCGCCCTGATCCTCGGGTCGGTCGCGTTCGGCGAGGACGGCCTCGTCTTCCCGCTGATCGTTCCCGCGATCGGTGCCCTGACCGCGCTGATCGGCGTCTACCTGACGCGTCCCCGCGCCGGCGAGGGCGGGCTCACGACGATCAACCGTGCGTTCTACATCTCGGCCGCGGTCTCCGCCATCGGGTGTGCGATCGCCGCCTTCCTCTACCTGCCGTCGAGCTCGGCGGACCTGGTCGACGCCGGGGGCAGCACGCAGGTCGAGGCTCTGTTCGGCCAGCTCGGTGCGATCGAGCCGCCGGGCGAGTTCAACCCGCAGATCGTCGCGATCGTCGCGGTGCTGATCGGCATCGTCCTCGCCGCGGTGATCCTGGCCCTCACGGGCCACTTCACCGGCACGGAGCACCGCCCGGTCACCGACGTCGCCAAGACCTCGCTGACCGGTCCGGCGACCGTCATCCTGTCGGGCTTCTCGCTGGGTCTGGAGTCGGCCGTCTACACGGCGCTGGTGATCGCGGCTGCTGTGTACGGGGCGTCGCTGCTGGGCGGCGGCGCGGTGCTCGTGTCGCTGTTCGCGATCGCGCTCGCGGGCTGCGGACTGCTGACCACGGTCGGCGTGATCGTCGCGATGGACACCTTCGGGCCGGTCAGTGACAACGCACAGGGCATCGCCGAGATGTCCGGCGAGGTCGACGAGGAGGGCGCGGCCATCCTGACGGAGCTCGACGCCGTCGGCAACACGACCAAGGCGATCACGAAGGGGATCGCGATCGCCACCGCGGTCCTCGCGGCCGCGGCGTTGTTCGGGTCGTTCACCGACACGGTCTCGCGGGCGGCCAACGACATCAGCGGCAACGTCGACGACCTGAGATCCGGCGAGCTGCTCAGCCTGCTCGGTGTCCTGAACGTCGCCGAGCCCGACATCCTGGTCGGCCTGCTGATCGGCGCGGCCGTGGTGTTCCTGTTCTCGGGTCTGGCGGTCAGCGCGGTCGGACGTGCGGCCGGCGCGGTCGTGTTCGAGGTCCGGCGACAGTTCCGTGAGATCCCCGGGATCATGGAGGGCACCGGCCGCCCGGAGTACGGCCGTGTCGTCGACATCTGCACGCGCGACTCGTTGCGAGAGCTGGCGACGCCGGGAGTTCTCGCGATCTTCGCCCCGATCGCGGTGGGCTTCGGGCTCGGAGTGGGACCGCTCGGCGCCTACCTCGCGGGCGCGATCGCCTGCGGTGCCTTGATGGCCGTGATGCTGGCGAACGCCGGCGGCTCGTGGGACAACGCGAAGAAGCTCGTCGAGGACGGCAACCACGGCGGCAAGGGCTCCGTGGCGCACGAGGCGACCGTCATCGGCGACACCGTCGGCGACCCGTTCAAGGACACCGCCGGCCCGGCGATCAACCCGCTGCTCAAGGTGATGAACCTCGTCGCGCTCCTGATCGCACCGGCCGTCGTCTCGACGTCCTTCGGTGATGACGCGAACCCGGCTCTGAGGTACACGATCGCCGGCGTCTCCGTGCTCATCATCGTGGTGGCGATCGTCGTGTCCAAGCAGCGCTCCACGGCGATCGCGGACAACGACGACGACGTCGACCGCGGTGGCGACGGTGACGGTCCCGACCACCACGGTCGTACGCCGTCCGGTGTCGACTACGACGCGACCAGCGACGACGACCGGGAGCCCCGGCGCCACCCGGTCCAGGACCCGCCGCGCTACGACGAGTCGGGGTACGAGGACCCGCGCCCGGTGGAGTAG